The stretch of DNA CGCGAGACGGCTGGGCGATGACACCGGTCGGCCCCCGCGGCGAAGAATGGGGAAGGTTGGTCGTCCCGCGGCTTCCGGCCGACGCGTCGCGCGCCAAGATGGTGCTCGAGCGCGCCGCGGCGGCACTCGCGCTGAACCGGATGATCGAGCGTGACCGGTCCGGGCTACACCAGCAGGCCCAGAGCGGGCTGATCGACGACGTCATGCGCAACCGCGTCACCGACGAGCGTGAGATCACCGCCCGGGCATACGCTTTGGGCCTCCGAAAGACGTCCCGATACCACCCCGTGGTGGTGCGCACCGATGATGCATCGACTGCATCCGACCCGGTGGCCGGACAGCGCCGCAACGTCAGACTCCTGGACGCGGTGGCCCACACCGTGAACGCCTCAGGGCACACCGGACTCTTCACGATCCGCCGCGACGGTGAGATCGCCGCCGTGGTGGCGTTGAACGCAAGCCGGGCGGAAAGGGCGTGGAGCGCGCTGGGCTCAGCGGTGGCGCGGGAGGTAGCGCGAATAGATGGAGGTCCGCGGTCGGTCCTTGCATTAGGTGAATCGTCGGGGCTTGTCGCCGAGGCCATCATCGGGATCGCCGACGCGGCGCACGTTGCCGAGGCCGCGTTGGCGATGGGCGGTGAGCCGCGGCCGTTCTACCGCACGTCGGATGTGCGGCTACGCGGGCTCATCTCACTGCTGCAGGACGACCCGCGGATCCAGGCGTTCGCCGAAACCGAACTCAAAGCTCTGTTGACAGCCGAGAGTGCAAGTAGGCCAACGGACTTCGCGATACTGCGGGAGTACCTCCGGTTGGGCGGGAACAAGGTCGCACTGGCGGGTCAGCTGCGCATCAGCAGGCCGGCGCTCTACAAACGGCTGGCGGCCATCGAGGCGAAACTAGGCGTCGACCTCGACGATGCGGAGTCCACAGCGTCGCTACATGTGGCCATGCTGGTGATGGAGGTACGTCGCGGGGTCACACCGTCGTAGGAAGCCAATTTCACGCTCGTCACTGGCGGCAGTGTCGCGCGCAGCACGACGCTGGCCGTGGTGCCGTTCCTCGGCCTGCTCGTCGGCATCGTCGTCGGGCAGCCGGAGCGCAGGCGGTTGCCCGAGAGCGCGTGACCTGATGGCCGGGCAGATCAACCGGAACCCCGCCCGATCTAGTTCCGCGCGGTAGTTTCAAAACCATGACCGATACGTCCGAGGATCTGCCGTCACCGGACGACTTCCGCAGGAAAGCGGCCCACGTCGACCGCGAATTTTCTGACGCTCGCCGGTATCTGATGGCGCTATCTGCCGAAGACAATCATGCGCTGAGCGCAGTGATGTCCGAGATCCACAGCAGCGGAAGGGCTTTGAACGTCTTGGCAGCAATGGCGGTACTGGCCCTCGACTTCGCCAAACTGGCCGCCGACCGCCTCGGCGTCGACGT from Mycobacterium sp. JS623 encodes:
- a CDS encoding PucR family transcriptional regulator — its product is MPMTVADVVNLPVIQAGRPEVLSARRWDEQIRWVHVSDVADLSTLLQGGELVLTTGTALRRSPARYLRAIAEAGALGVIAELPEGASLPKTAPTAAESSNVALIVLHHEIKFVEVTEAVHRRIVSEQFDAVAFDRRVHATFTDLSMKRVSAPGIVTAAARMLDEPVVLEDLAHQALAVAPGPEITATLLDAWEHRSRRARDGWAMTPVGPRGEEWGRLVVPRLPADASRAKMVLERAAAALALNRMIERDRSGLHQQAQSGLIDDVMRNRVTDEREITARAYALGLRKTSRYHPVVVRTDDASTASDPVAGQRRNVRLLDAVAHTVNASGHTGLFTIRRDGEIAAVVALNASRAERAWSALGSAVAREVARIDGGPRSVLALGESSGLVAEAIIGIADAAHVAEAALAMGGEPRPFYRTSDVRLRGLISLLQDDPRIQAFAETELKALLTAESASRPTDFAILREYLRLGGNKVALAGQLRISRPALYKRLAAIEAKLGVDLDDAESTASLHVAMLVMEVRRGVTPS